Within Gouania willdenowi chromosome 24, fGouWil2.1, whole genome shotgun sequence, the genomic segment AAGATTGATCTGACCCTCTGCACTTTCATCTGATGTGCTTCCCTGTTGAGCTCCTTCAGCTGAGACTCATAAATCTGCCTGAGGCCTGATGGTAGGACATAACTGTTTTTAAAGGCTTCGATCTCCGTGTCCAGCTGCTTGTTTTTCGACTCCAGTGTTTGCACCTACAGCATCAGGCAAGAAGGTTCTCAACCTAGGGGTCAGGAACCCATTTTTgctcgcaagacactgggacaGGGTCAgtactaagaatattttttgaacaatttgaacccatttttgcctattttttttatcctttttctgcaactacaccaaactttccacatTTTAACCTGTTCATctctttttattgccatatttttgctcattttaatgcatttttgctacattactcccatttttgccactttgtcaattttcaattccttttctgcacatttttttccactttgaagatgcttttggcacttataaacctttttcactgcttttcccacctaatgtcgcatatgttgacccattattgcacctcttttcaccatatttaatgcttttttttattttttttttaaccacattcacaatttgtcatgcccattatttgccagtttaaacttgtTGTTCGTACTTTTTTTTCTGCCCcctttaagccaatattgaccaCTTTTTGcctccgtttttggccactctaatttgcaacctTTAACttctgtggcttttaaaatcccatttcaccaccttttccatcatttttggtcacttttttaacatgactatatactatatggcacaaataataccaATGTTACCACTACTTCTCTTCAGTTGCTCGGTTATCAATAGATATAATGGGTTCATTATTAGAGCAAAAATGGAAAGACTGCTTTAACTTAGGGtgttagatttaacacttggaAAATAGGTAGATGATatatgtcttttttaaaaatataaaattttagtccaaaaacaaggaaaaaaaaattaaataaatgaactcACATCCATGTACATTAAAAACTGTAGGAGTGAAAACACTTCACAGAGTTGATTGTGTTTCACAAAATttcagtgtaaaaaaaattgttaaaaaaacaacactatttTCATCAAGTTTGACTCTAAATTTACTCAGTGATAAAATCTCATTAaacttaatttgaatttaaattacgCACTGGTTAGGGTTATTTTTCTGTGTAGCTACTCCAGTAATTTCTAGTGGTTTCTGtgcatgtaaataaatgtattatttatgtaAGTCTATGTGTAATGGAGACCAGTGTGTGTTTTtcgatttgttgttgttgttttttgctgttaataaatatgtACTTCTTTAGTTATTGAAAATGTGggctaaaaaaaacacttttcgcTCTTTCTCCGGGCGGAACACACGCTTTAAATGCTGCGTAGAGCTACCCGGACGCTTTTTGACGTTACACCAGCGTCCACCTAGCTGAACTGTTGTCTCTTCTGTGTTTACTCATTTTCAggcaaattattttaaatttaattgttACTCTCTACCTCAAAGTGCTTCGACATGGCGGGGAATTTCTGGCAGAGTTCTCATTAGTAAGTTTGTCGCAGTCTTTTCACGGTTCGTGTGTTTATTTAGTGATTTTCCGTGTCTGTTGTTGGGCCTAAACCGTGTGTATGTGCGGTGCTAACAGTTGGTGCTGAACTGATAAAACAGCTTGAATTAATGTGTTGATGCAAACAGcagagaaaacaaacacagtggaATATAACAGtggttttattctatttatcagACGTATACAcggctgtatatatatatatatatatatatatatatatatatatatatatatatatatatatatatatatatatatatataatttaaaaaaaaaaaaataacaataacaacagtgtgttttGTGCTTGGTCGACACTCTACAGGTGCTTTTGTGTGCTTGGTTTgattaaatattttcatttattcttttaaagtcTGCAGTGGGTTCTGGATAAACAGGATCTGATGAAAGAGAGGCAGAAGGACCTCAAGTTTCTGACCGAAGAGGAGTACTGGAAGCTACAGATCTTCTTTGCAAATGGTACTTTTTTCCAAATTGATATCCTCATTCCTATATTATTGCATTTTCTCATTTCTAATAGGATGTGTACTTTAGTTTGTTGTCGCAGGTTTACTAGGGTTGGTTAGTCAGCCCATTTCCCCAAATCGATTACAAATCTATTGTTGATTAATGATTATCCAtaacttttaatttattgattatttgaaaGGGACAATTCACATTAATAAACAAAGATGTTGTAAATGAGCTCGATTTATTCAAAAGAGGCTAGTTTTTATCTGGTTTCACCAGTATTCGTTTGAgtattaacaattattaatgttatttaacATCAGTCTCATATAGTGTGATTGAAATTAAAAGGACTTAACTGGTTTGTATTAaaattatcaattttttttggaaaattttagAATTCATtcttgtcacaaaaaaaaaaaaaaaaaaaagttaattgattatcttttttttttttttttttttttttaatcaactccCCCACTTTTGACCTAGTCAAGTGTTGTCATACTGGTCTAATTCATTATTGTAGACATCATGCAGTAATTGTAAATATTCAGTTTTTAAACCAAATATTCTTTTGAAAATCATGAAAATCTCTGATTAAATACGTTTTTATGGCACATGATTATATtttctacctataaaagcaagggacgtctgtatgtccacgtgcgtgtgtgtgtggagcgcatATCTCCCCCCAGTGTCTAATTAAGCTGTAACTTTTTGCACAGCTTGCATATAGATcgattttggacttatttggtgattacgtttcaaaacgtttattttcattttgttttgaacgTGGGTTTgagagagagttgtgacaaTGGAAGTTTGaaatagactcaaatagttcccaGAAGTTATTGGTGGGCAATGGCAGCGGCTGTGCTCAAAGCAAATAGCTAAACTTGCAAATTTCACCACGAACACGTTATAAATGCTGAGATTTTTTCACCGCGTGTTTCTAACATAGtgcgcaccttggatgtacaagacatgtttgtgtgtaattaattttcccactgggttttttgagtttttccttgcagaaggagggtctaaggacacgggatgacatttattatacatttgcttaagtccatcgaacattggtgcaaactttatcaaCGTCTCATGCGCATGTCCAAAAAATTTAAACTcggggaaattgcacacgctattttactttgcacccgcaaataaaacCACTTCATAACAGTACAGAATTTGTACACCTCTTCAAACACATAcccatttggccataattaacaactctacttaagctcccactatgaatatatacttccaacgggcattgtacaaataaacaaaaaaacttagCTGTATATTATTGTGAggcaataatataaatatatatatatagatgatGGGATTTTAAATATATTCCAACTGAACCTATAGACAGTTTAATCAGATTTTCTAATGCACTGGCTGGATTATTTCCACTGGCTAGAAGTTTCACAGCCaaattttaatttgtgtttctgTCGAACGCAGTGATCCAGGCTTTGGGTGAACACTTGAAGTTGCGACAGCAGGTCATCGCTACAGCGACTGTCTACTTTAAACGCTTCTATGCCAGGTAAGAGAACTTAATACATTCACACAGCTGTCCAATATTCTCCTAAATCACATTGTGTTGCTGACATTGTcctttttaaatctatttttagaTATTCTCTAAAAAGTATAGATCCGGTACTCATGGCGCCAACATGTGTTTTCCTGGCTTCTAAAGTGGAGGTAAGTACTAGTGTACCAACCTGAATTATCTATTGTTGTTGGTGAGTTTTATAGCTTTTCCTTCGTTATATTGTTTTTCTCTGATTTGAGACCATTTCTGccctttttttttaggaatttgGAGTTGTGTCCAATACAAGGCTAATTTCTGCTGCAACATCTGTCTGTGAGTGATTTCTCACTTAAAACATAGATTTTAAACTCAATGTGACTTTCACCTATTAATATATAATGAGTAATGttgttattttgaaataaaagggaACAACAGTGTTTTAGACTATGTATATctcaattgttttttgttttttttgttttttttttaatatacagtgAAAACACGATTTTCCTATGCCTTCCCAAAGGAGTTTCCTTACCGAATGAATCATGTGAGTAACGTTAGTAATATCGGTGATAACTTTGTAAAGTTTTTAATCATCTAATTtaccaaaaaatgacatttaatttGCAGTGCTAGTATGATTAGTACGAAAAAGTGAAGCCAGAATATAATTTAATTGCTAAAGTTGTGTGATTTTTACTGGGCTTTCTAATAAATACACAAGAACATACATCAAACCTAATAGTTTTCCTGCTTCCGCCGCAGTTATTTATGTACTGCCACGCTGCATTACTGCATCATAAGAGCCCCTTTAACTGTGCTGCGCTGTTGTCACGATGGTGTTAATGACTATGTGAGAATCCTCAGCTAATGTTCACACATCTCTGGTAAAATCACAGTTAATGTGGGAGATATTTTTGGATGGAATAATGCTTCCTCCTTGTACATGCAATCATTAAAGAGGTGAATTACGGCAGCAAAAGCCATTAAAGCAAATTCACCTAATTAATGTCCTGCAGTCGGAATCATTTATCTGACGCCATCCCAGTTCCTTCCTGGTTACAACATGATCCTTAGAATTGGAATGTTGTAAATgttgtacccttcgttctttggttgttcagttttaaaaccaaatagaaataacaaataaacggtgtggttaatttgttttactgacttaaaaccaaaacagagaaatatcaaaaaccacataaccagtgtttttctgtttaaaagaaaaaaagaaaaaaaaatcttcttctGTTTGAGATATTTGGTATTTACAGGGAAACAGctggcagccgtcaacacacacggaagttgatcacatgAAACGAGGatcaccagtagattcattacaccacctctggttcctttgaTCACATATTGTGTGCGCTTtttgtaacatccatttttttcaatgtttcaaTTCATCAGTACTGGCATCAGCAGCTTATGCTGTCCCCatcccccgtctgtgggtcccctctgtgtggtgagcttaaagcatgaagctctcatccatagtttcccttaaaaatgccaatatcgcccaaacagaacaagatttaattttagaacagaaaaatgctgcttgtctgtttttttttgtttttttctgtgtttctgttttggttttaagtaagtaaaacatatttgatttgattttaaaatggaataaccaaagatcGAAGGATACACGGATTGTCGTAAAATAATCTTTTTCAGCCAATGAGTTAATGTTCAGTAAGTTTGTATGTATAGGTGAAGCATGTCAGTAAAGTCCCCTCATTGTCCTTTGTGTCTTCACAGATATTAGAATGTGAGTTCTATCTTTTGGAGCTGATGGTGGGTAatgtataataaaaatgtttttttttttgctgcttgaATGGTTGGATTGACTGATTAATTTTCATGTGACTTATTTTCCAGGACTGTTGCCTCATTGTGTACCACCCGTACAGACCCCTGCTGCAGTATGTGCAGGACATGGGGCAGGAGGACATGCTGCTGCCTCTGGCCTGGTATGATGATGAAGCTATTTCAGTGCATTCATGTTTTTCACGTCTATCCCTGTTAGATTTAAATGATGTGTTctgttttctatctttttttttttttaggcgaATTGTGAATGACACATACAGGACTGATCTGTGTCTGCTCTACCCTCCCTTTATGATCGCCCTGGGTAAGAGTCGTGTAATATTGTTcggttgaaaaaaataataataatctggtttaaatgtgacatcatcagctgatCTCCTCCATTTACAGCCTGTCTACATGTTGCCTGTGTGGTGCAGCAGAAAGATGCCAGGCAGTGGTTTGCAGAGCTTTCTGTGGACATGGACAAGGTTGGACCCAAAATGTTTTCTTATTTATAGTTGTTGTAcagtagtttttaaaaataggtAAATTCCTTTCAGAAATTGCCTCAAAGTAGTAGAACTGATTCCTAACTCCTAACTTTACCACGTCATACAAGTCAAactttaatatgttaaggtttcatttatccaGACAACTGTTCTatggaaatccactttgattttctgacatgtttcgactgtcaactgccagtctttgtcagaggcgtctgctgattgctttgatgtttattttgaagtttccttgacttccgcgtagtaattccagcaagattcttttgtcttctttttgaataacatgttatggtttaatttattcaggcaactgttccttaggaaatccactttgatcttctgacgtgtttcgactgtcaactgccagtctttgtcagacgcgtctgctgattgctttgatgtttccttgacttccacgtagtaattccagcaagattctttttgaattacatgttaatgtttcattcaTTCTGGCAACTGTTCCTTGGGAAATCCACtttgaagactggcagttgtcaaaacatgtcaggagatcaaagtggatttcctaaggaacagttactatgttgaggtttcatttattcagacaacttttttcaggaaagttACTTTGAAATTTAGTTTAATCTCCATACATGTTTCAACgtccaactgtcagtcttc encodes:
- the ccnc gene encoding cyclin-C — protein: MAGNFWQSSHYLQWVLDKQDLMKERQKDLKFLTEEEYWKLQIFFANVIQALGEHLKLRQQVIATATVYFKRFYARYSLKSIDPVLMAPTCVFLASKVEEFGVVSNTRLISAATSVLKTRFSYAFPKEFPYRMNHILECEFYLLELMDCCLIVYHPYRPLLQYVQDMGQEDMLLPLAWRIVNDTYRTDLCLLYPPFMIALACLHVACVVQQKDARQWFAELSVDMDKILEIIRVILKLYDQWKNFDDRKEIAAVLNKMPKPKPPPNSESDQSSNGNQGNSYSQS